A window of Pantoea agglomerans contains these coding sequences:
- the ppa gene encoding inorganic diphosphatase, with protein sequence MSLNQVPAGKELPEDIYVVIEIPANADPIKYEVDKESGTLFVDRFMSTAMFYPCNYGYINHTLSLDGDPVDVLVPTPYPLQPGSVIRCRPVGVLKMTDESGEDAKLVAVPHTKLTKEYDHIKDVNDLPELLRAQITHFFEQYKALEKGKWVKVEGWDNAEAAKAEIISSFERAQKK encoded by the coding sequence ATGAGTTTGAACCAGGTGCCTGCCGGTAAAGAACTGCCAGAAGATATCTACGTTGTCATTGAGATCCCGGCCAACGCCGATCCGATCAAATATGAAGTCGACAAAGAGTCCGGCACCCTGTTCGTAGACCGCTTCATGTCTACGGCGATGTTCTATCCGTGCAACTATGGTTATATCAACCACACCCTGTCACTGGACGGCGATCCGGTTGACGTGCTGGTTCCGACCCCGTATCCGCTGCAGCCGGGCTCCGTGATCCGCTGCCGCCCGGTTGGCGTGCTGAAAATGACCGACGAGTCTGGCGAAGATGCCAAACTGGTTGCCGTGCCGCACACCAAGCTGACCAAAGAGTACGATCACATCAAAGATGTGAACGACCTGCCGGAACTGCTGCGCGCGCAGATCACCCACTTCTTCGAGCAGTACAAAGCGCTGGAAAAAGGCAAATGGGTGAAGGTAGAAGGCTGGGACAACGCTGAAGCGGCGAAAGCTGAAATCATCTCCTCTTTCGAGCGCGCCCAGAAGAAATAA
- a CDS encoding glycine dehydrogenase: MSSNGASVRQATPEEIQALTDKVMAQIAAIYAQHDIAPNAVQQQMLASHVRAMALRSLTGEPLPEVEAELFEDISPETMQLAQQVVDLFGNLPREEAWLLSVHIEVARSN, translated from the coding sequence GTGAGCAGTAACGGAGCTTCGGTTCGGCAGGCAACGCCGGAAGAGATTCAGGCCCTGACCGACAAGGTGATGGCGCAAATCGCGGCGATCTACGCCCAACACGATATCGCACCCAACGCGGTGCAGCAGCAGATGCTGGCGTCGCACGTACGCGCCATGGCGCTGCGCTCGTTAACCGGCGAACCCCTTCCCGAGGTGGAAGCGGAGCTGTTTGAAGATATTTCGCCGGAGACCATGCAGCTGGCGCAGCAGGTGGTCGATCTGTTCGGCAACCTGCCGCGCGAAGAGGCCTGGCTTCTCTCCGTCCATATCGAAGTGGCTCGATCTAACTGA
- the cybC gene encoding cytochrome b562, producing MRKRVIAMLSLSLLSGSASLYAADLENDMDTLKDGLNTVMKTDDAQEMHKALGDMRQAAQDAKKSTPEKLEGQPADSAPIKDYHAGLNSLIAQIDVVDKLAQANNLDGARAEAKKLADIRNANHKKFR from the coding sequence ATGCGTAAGCGTGTGATTGCAATGTTATCTCTCTCCTTGTTGTCTGGAAGCGCCAGCCTGTACGCGGCGGATTTAGAAAATGATATGGATACGCTAAAAGACGGGCTAAATACCGTGATGAAAACCGATGACGCGCAGGAGATGCATAAAGCGCTGGGCGACATGCGTCAGGCGGCGCAGGACGCGAAAAAATCGACGCCGGAGAAGCTTGAAGGTCAGCCGGCCGACAGCGCGCCGATCAAGGATTACCACGCCGGGCTGAACTCGCTGATTGCGCAGATCGACGTGGTCGACAAGCTGGCGCAGGCCAACAATCTGGACGGCGCCAGAGCCGAAGCGAAAAAGCTGGCGGATATCCGCAACGCCAATCATAAAAAATTCCGCTGA
- a CDS encoding DUF4312 family protein — protein MKEQYVTQVTVQGKGDSKEKAFADALSRVQSQVLRATQKILLRIEPLDVRVLRAQESVKTEKFLFFFLARQRRNYSVELEISVSVTVIDTGKVTFTAAP, from the coding sequence ATGAAAGAACAATACGTTACTCAGGTGACGGTGCAGGGCAAAGGCGACAGTAAAGAGAAAGCGTTTGCCGATGCCCTGAGTCGCGTGCAGAGCCAGGTTCTGCGCGCGACGCAAAAGATTCTGCTGCGCATCGAACCCCTGGATGTTCGGGTGCTGCGCGCGCAGGAGAGCGTCAAAACGGAGAAGTTCCTGTTCTTCTTTCTGGCGCGCCAGCGGCGGAACTACAGCGTCGAGCTGGAGATATCCGTCAGCGTCACCGTGATTGATACCGGGAAGGTGACCTTCACGGCGGCACCGTAA
- a CDS encoding DUF4310 family protein, whose translation MTENKGFWYADWSFPIFVGLLSSGVFAGTHMYYLYGIGAFNEVAFVSMLRAGMETGVYGAVAAFGASFLFARIIEGSLVGILDIGGAIQTGVGLGVPALLLGAGIVFPVANFAASLVTGLVIGLAIGYVIILARKFTINQSDSTYGADVMMGAGNASGRFLGPLIILSAMAASIPIGLGSLLGALLFYLWNKPITGGAILGAMILGAIFPVAI comes from the coding sequence ATGACTGAAAATAAAGGCTTCTGGTACGCCGACTGGTCTTTCCCGATCTTTGTTGGCCTGCTCTCGTCGGGCGTATTCGCCGGTACGCATATGTATTACCTCTACGGCATCGGGGCGTTTAACGAAGTGGCGTTTGTATCGATGCTGCGCGCCGGCATGGAAACCGGCGTCTATGGCGCCGTGGCGGCCTTCGGCGCGAGCTTTCTTTTTGCGCGCATTATCGAAGGCTCGCTGGTGGGCATCCTCGACATCGGCGGCGCCATCCAGACCGGCGTCGGCCTCGGCGTGCCGGCGCTGCTGCTGGGCGCGGGCATCGTCTTTCCGGTGGCTAACTTCGCCGCCTCGCTGGTGACCGGTCTGGTGATTGGCCTGGCGATTGGCTACGTCATCATCCTGGCGCGTAAGTTCACCATTAACCAGAGCGACTCGACCTACGGTGCGGACGTAATGATGGGCGCGGGCAACGCCTCCGGCCGCTTTTTAGGGCCGCTGATCATTCTTTCCGCGATGGCGGCCTCGATCCCAATTGGCCTGGGATCGCTGCTCGGCGCGCTGCTGTTCTATCTCTGGAACAAGCCGATCACCGGCGGCGCTATCCTCGGCGCCATGATCCTCGGCGCGATTTTTCCGGTCGCTATCTGA
- the pmbA gene encoding metalloprotease PmbA, whose translation MNVSTQVAEQRKVLEQAVAQALDLAKASTDGAEVAVTKTTGIGVSTRYGEVENVEFNSDGALGITVYHQNRKGSASSTDLSPEAIGRTVQAAIDIARYTSTDPYAGPADADLLAFDAPDLDLYHPWEIDADRAIELAAQAEQAALKADPRITNTEGGSFNSHVGIKVFGNSHGMLQSYCSSRHSLSSSVIAEQDGNMERDYAYTIGRAFEDLQSPDWVGGECARRVLSRLAPRKLSTMKAPVIFAPEVATGLFGHLVGAISGGSVYRKSTFLLDALGQPILPEWLTIQEQPHLLKGLASTPFDSEGVRTQARDIVKDGVLQTWLMTSYSARKLGLKSTGHAGGIHNWRIAGQGSSFEDLLKQMGRGLVVTELMGQGVSAITGDYSRGAAGYWVENGEIQYPVSEITIAGNLKDMWRNIVTVGNDIETRSNIQCGSVLLPEMKIAGQ comes from the coding sequence ATGAACGTATCTACTCAGGTTGCAGAACAGCGAAAAGTGTTGGAACAGGCAGTGGCGCAGGCGCTCGATCTGGCGAAGGCCAGCACCGACGGCGCGGAAGTGGCAGTGACCAAAACCACCGGAATCGGCGTCAGCACCCGTTACGGCGAAGTGGAGAACGTCGAGTTCAACAGCGACGGCGCGCTCGGCATCACCGTTTATCATCAGAACCGCAAGGGCAGCGCCTCCTCTACCGACCTCAGCCCAGAGGCGATCGGGCGTACCGTGCAGGCGGCGATCGATATCGCGCGCTACACCTCGACGGATCCTTATGCTGGCCCGGCGGATGCCGATCTGCTGGCGTTCGACGCCCCGGATCTCGATCTCTACCATCCGTGGGAGATCGACGCCGATCGCGCCATTGAACTCGCCGCGCAGGCGGAGCAGGCGGCGCTAAAAGCGGATCCGCGCATTACCAATACCGAAGGCGGCAGCTTCAACAGCCACGTCGGCATTAAAGTTTTCGGCAACAGCCACGGCATGCTGCAGAGCTACTGCTCCAGCCGTCATTCCCTCTCCAGCTCCGTTATCGCCGAGCAGGACGGCAATATGGAGCGCGACTACGCCTATACCATCGGCCGCGCCTTTGAGGATCTGCAAAGCCCCGACTGGGTTGGCGGCGAGTGCGCCCGTCGCGTGCTGTCGCGTCTGGCACCGCGCAAGCTCTCTACGATGAAAGCGCCGGTGATTTTCGCGCCGGAAGTTGCCACCGGCCTGTTTGGCCATCTGGTCGGCGCCATCAGCGGCGGCAGCGTCTACCGTAAATCGACCTTCCTGCTTGACGCGCTCGGCCAGCCGATCCTGCCGGAATGGCTCACCATTCAGGAGCAGCCGCATCTGCTGAAGGGCCTGGCGTCAACGCCGTTCGACAGCGAAGGCGTCCGTACCCAGGCGCGCGATATCGTGAAGGATGGTGTGCTGCAAACCTGGCTGATGACCAGCTACTCGGCGCGCAAGCTGGGCCTGAAAAGCACCGGCCACGCCGGCGGCATCCATAACTGGCGCATCGCCGGACAGGGCAGCAGCTTTGAGGATCTGCTGAAGCAGATGGGACGCGGCCTGGTGGTTACCGAACTGATGGGACAAGGCGTCAGCGCCATTACCGGCGACTACTCGCGCGGTGCGGCCGGCTACTGGGTGGAGAACGGCGAAATTCAGTATCCTGTGAGCGAGATCACTATTGCAGGAAATCTCAAGGATATGTGGCGCAATATCGTCACGGTCGGTAACGACATTGAAACCCGCAGCAACATACAATGTGGTTCGGTGCTGCTGCCGGAGATGAAAATCGCCGGCCAATAA
- the fbp gene encoding class 1 fructose-bisphosphatase produces the protein MKTLGEFIVEKQHDFPHATGELTALISAIKLGAKIIHRDINKAGLVDILGASGVENVQGEQQMKLDLFANEKLKAALKARGIVAGIASEEEDEFVIFEGVEHGKYVVLMDPLDGSSNIDVNVSVGTIFSIYHRVSAPGTPVTEADFMQPGHKQVAAGYVVYGSSTMMVYTTGCGVHAFTYDPSLGVFCLSHERMTYPPTGYTYSINEGNYIRFPQGVKKYLKFCQEEDQATHRPYTSRYIGSLVADFHRNLLKGGIYLYPSTASHPNGKLRLLYECNPMAFLAEQAGGKASDGAKRILDIQPETLHQRCPFFCGNNAMVDDVERFLREYPDAAQ, from the coding sequence ATGAAAACGTTAGGCGAATTTATCGTCGAGAAACAGCACGACTTTCCTCACGCAACAGGTGAACTGACGGCGCTAATTTCCGCTATTAAGCTGGGCGCGAAAATCATCCATCGCGACATCAACAAAGCCGGCCTGGTAGATATTCTCGGCGCAAGCGGCGTTGAAAACGTTCAGGGCGAACAGCAGATGAAGCTCGATCTCTTCGCCAACGAGAAGCTGAAAGCAGCGCTGAAAGCGCGCGGCATCGTGGCGGGGATCGCCTCGGAAGAAGAGGATGAGTTTGTAATCTTCGAAGGAGTAGAGCACGGAAAATACGTGGTGTTGATGGATCCGCTCGACGGCTCTTCCAATATCGACGTTAACGTCTCTGTCGGCACCATCTTCTCTATCTACCATCGCGTTAGCGCCCCTGGCACGCCGGTCACCGAAGCTGACTTTATGCAGCCGGGCCACAAGCAGGTCGCGGCGGGCTACGTGGTGTATGGCTCCTCAACCATGATGGTCTACACCACCGGCTGCGGCGTCCACGCCTTTACCTACGATCCGTCGCTCGGCGTCTTCTGCCTGAGCCACGAGCGTATGACCTATCCGCCGACGGGCTACACCTACTCGATCAACGAAGGCAACTATATTCGTTTCCCGCAGGGCGTGAAGAAATACCTGAAGTTCTGTCAGGAAGAGGATCAGGCCACGCATCGTCCTTACACCTCGCGCTATATCGGCTCGCTGGTGGCGGACTTCCACCGCAATCTGCTGAAGGGCGGCATCTACCTCTATCCGAGCACCGCCAGCCACCCCAACGGCAAGCTGCGCCTGCTCTATGAGTGCAACCCGATGGCGTTCCTCGCTGAACAGGCGGGCGGCAAGGCGAGCGACGGCGCGAAGCGTATTCTCGATATCCAGCCGGAAACCCTGCATCAACGCTGCCCGTTCTTCTGCGGCAATAACGCAATGGTTGACGACGTCGAGCGCTTCCTGCGCGAATACCCGGACGCGGCGCAGTAA
- a CDS encoding SFCGS family glycine-rich protein gives MVTVVIGDRLGKGQKVAAGVEKAGGRAVVVPGVAADMKLGDVMKAENADFGISFCGSGGAGAITAQNKYGYKARHGMRSVDEGVTAINEGASVLGFGFMDKEELGERLVQAWNKKHGSE, from the coding sequence ATGGTAACCGTAGTGATTGGCGATCGTTTAGGTAAGGGACAGAAAGTGGCGGCGGGCGTGGAAAAGGCGGGCGGTCGCGCCGTGGTGGTGCCGGGCGTCGCGGCGGATATGAAGCTGGGTGACGTCATGAAGGCGGAGAACGCCGACTTTGGCATCTCCTTTTGCGGCAGCGGCGGCGCTGGTGCCATCACTGCGCAGAACAAATATGGCTACAAGGCGCGCCACGGCATGCGATCCGTTGACGAAGGCGTCACCGCCATTAACGAAGGCGCCAGCGTGCTCGGCTTCGGCTTTATGGACAAAGAGGAGCTGGGCGAGCGGCTGGTGCAGGCCTGGAACAAGAAGCACGGCAGCGAATGA
- a CDS encoding lysozyme inhibitor LprI family protein: protein MKKGIVAAGLLFSTSALAQQNPIDHALAQCLDGASTTVAMVSCYGRASQAWDSEMNRQYSQLMTTLSGEPKNKVRSAQRQWLAYRDSWQAASVAFFSRTQGTLAQISIAAQGVDLVRNQARMLQSLNKGSCASDTEC from the coding sequence ATGAAAAAAGGTATTGTCGCCGCCGGTCTGCTGTTCAGCACCTCCGCGCTGGCGCAGCAGAACCCGATCGATCATGCGCTGGCACAGTGTCTCGACGGCGCCTCCACCACCGTCGCGATGGTGTCGTGCTACGGTCGCGCCAGCCAGGCCTGGGATAGCGAGATGAACAGGCAATATAGCCAGTTAATGACGACCCTTAGCGGCGAGCCTAAAAATAAGGTGCGCAGCGCGCAGCGTCAGTGGCTGGCCTATCGCGACAGCTGGCAGGCAGCGAGCGTGGCTTTTTTCAGCCGCACGCAGGGAACCCTGGCGCAGATCTCAATTGCCGCGCAGGGCGTCGATCTGGTGCGTAATCAGGCGCGAATGTTGCAGTCGTTAAATAAAGGCAGTTGCGCCAGCGATACGGAATGTTGA
- a CDS encoding DUF4311 domain-containing protein: MFLIILFKSLIIGGLVGVGVGAGAARMFHAPTSQGMGAFRTLGELNSCEGDPASHFSFGLGFFFNAWASSVAAGSFTQDVDHRIIPNWGAAALMVKNRNLAETLHDPKKMAIACGIIGMIVVAFLNSTASAVPAALQVTAVKVLVPAANLLVNTVMPVIFWLAAIDAGKKSGFWATIFGGLAQLIMGNAVPGLVLGILIGKGVEESGWNKVTKVMMVAIVLLFVLSGFFRGFDMKLLQSFQLGIPGWLDAIHNSLSGK, encoded by the coding sequence ATGTTTTTAATCATTTTGTTTAAGTCGTTGATCATTGGGGGGCTGGTAGGTGTGGGCGTTGGCGCCGGTGCGGCGCGCATGTTCCACGCGCCGACGTCGCAGGGGATGGGCGCGTTCCGTACGCTGGGCGAGCTTAACTCCTGCGAGGGCGATCCCGCCTCGCACTTCTCCTTTGGTCTCGGCTTTTTCTTCAATGCCTGGGCATCATCCGTCGCGGCAGGCTCCTTCACTCAGGATGTCGACCACCGCATCATTCCTAACTGGGGCGCGGCCGCGCTGATGGTGAAAAACCGTAATCTGGCCGAAACCCTGCACGACCCGAAAAAGATGGCCATCGCCTGCGGCATTATCGGCATGATCGTCGTCGCCTTTCTCAACTCCACCGCCTCGGCGGTACCGGCCGCGCTGCAGGTGACGGCGGTAAAAGTGCTGGTGCCGGCGGCCAACCTGCTGGTTAACACCGTGATGCCGGTGATTTTCTGGCTGGCGGCCATCGACGCCGGGAAAAAATCGGGCTTCTGGGCAACGATTTTCGGCGGTCTGGCGCAGCTGATTATGGGCAACGCCGTGCCAGGCCTGGTGCTCGGCATCCTGATCGGCAAAGGCGTCGAGGAGAGCGGCTGGAACAAGGTGACCAAAGTGATGATGGTGGCGATCGTGCTGCTGTTCGTGCTGAGCGGCTTCTTCCGCGGCTTCGATATGAAACTGCTGCAGTCCTTCCAGTTAGGCATTCCCGGTTGGCTCGACGCGATCCACAACTCTCTGAGCGGCAAGTAA
- a CDS encoding DUF441 domain-containing protein yields the protein MAAYASTLILIGLAVLSYFVHNSAVTISILILLAIKLTPLAQFFPYVEKQGIQLGIIILTVAVMAPLASGSLPASALLKSFANWQSIVAILVGVFVAWLGGRGVNFMSAQPSVIGGLLIGTVLGVAFFRGVPVGPLIAAGIVSLFVSAK from the coding sequence ATGGCTGCGTACGCCTCTACCCTTATTCTTATCGGCCTCGCGGTCCTCAGCTATTTTGTTCACAACAGCGCGGTGACCATTTCGATTCTGATTCTGCTGGCGATCAAGCTCACCCCGCTGGCGCAGTTCTTTCCCTACGTAGAGAAGCAGGGCATCCAGCTCGGCATTATTATCCTGACGGTGGCGGTGATGGCGCCGCTCGCCAGCGGTTCGCTTCCCGCCTCGGCGCTGCTGAAATCTTTCGCTAACTGGCAGTCAATCGTGGCGATTCTGGTGGGCGTTTTCGTCGCCTGGCTGGGCGGTCGCGGCGTTAACTTTATGAGCGCGCAGCCGTCGGTGATTGGCGGCTTACTTATCGGCACGGTGCTGGGCGTCGCCTTCTTTCGCGGCGTGCCGGTCGGACCACTGATTGCTGCGGGGATCGTCTCGCTGTTTGTCTCCGCGAAATAG
- a CDS encoding methyl-accepting chemotaxis protein: MNKLSLRTGLLALLAFMTLLLLAVSVMGIIAINKGNRSLDVINRIQGIELNALYQSNGDLMRARATAALAVRKIEIGLLEEGAAAAKQAQADVQDSQRNMKAFIAAGTVTAHGKKLADDIVTTWNAYLAQGIKPMMDALEKQYTDEYYGVLEGNLATLALNYSNAVTAFSSFAGEVTERQLAEAAWNETLMKALIGAAVMLTLLLFVLAWVLMRRLLLLPLNRAITHLEQVASGDLSQHLPPAGNNELGRLNRALGEMQQALRAQVSQVLDASQQIDVGSRELAAGNVHLSQRTEESAASLEQTAASMEQLTATVRLNAANAQQANKLASSVSDTADRGAEVVSYVMEKMQEITASANRIGDILGVIDSIAFQTNILALNASVEAARAGEQGRGFAVVANEVRTLAQRSANAAKEIRGLISESQTRVKEGSDMATRAGETMDEISSEVMRVTTLMKEISMASDEQSRGIEQVNQAVTQMDEAAQQNAALVEQAMAATQSLEAQSQHLQSTVSQFRLETA; the protein is encoded by the coding sequence ATGAATAAGCTTTCTCTACGCACGGGATTATTAGCTTTACTCGCCTTTATGACGCTGCTGCTGCTGGCGGTCAGCGTGATGGGCATCATTGCCATTAATAAAGGTAATCGCTCGCTGGATGTTATCAACCGCATTCAGGGCATTGAACTTAATGCCCTTTATCAAAGCAATGGCGACCTGATGCGCGCACGCGCAACGGCGGCGCTGGCGGTACGCAAAATAGAGATTGGTCTGCTGGAAGAGGGGGCAGCGGCAGCCAAACAGGCGCAAGCGGACGTACAGGATTCGCAGCGCAATATGAAGGCGTTTATTGCTGCGGGCACCGTTACGGCGCACGGCAAAAAGCTGGCTGATGACATCGTGACGACCTGGAACGCCTATCTGGCGCAGGGGATCAAGCCCATGATGGATGCGCTGGAAAAACAGTACACCGATGAGTATTACGGCGTGCTGGAGGGCAATCTGGCAACCCTGGCCCTTAACTACAGCAATGCGGTAACGGCATTCAGCAGCTTCGCCGGTGAGGTTACCGAGCGGCAGCTGGCCGAGGCGGCCTGGAACGAAACGCTGATGAAGGCGCTGATTGGCGCGGCGGTGATGTTAACGCTGCTGCTGTTTGTGCTGGCCTGGGTGCTGATGCGTCGTCTGCTGCTGCTGCCGCTTAACCGCGCCATTACGCACCTGGAGCAGGTGGCATCGGGCGATCTGTCGCAGCATCTGCCGCCTGCGGGCAACAACGAGCTGGGCCGCCTGAACCGCGCGCTCGGGGAGATGCAGCAGGCGCTGCGCGCTCAGGTGAGTCAGGTGCTCGACGCCAGCCAGCAGATCGACGTCGGCAGCCGCGAGCTGGCGGCGGGCAATGTGCATCTTTCCCAGCGCACCGAAGAGTCGGCGGCGTCGCTGGAGCAGACCGCTGCCAGCATGGAGCAGCTGACCGCCACGGTGCGCCTCAACGCCGCCAACGCGCAGCAGGCGAATAAGCTGGCGAGCAGCGTCTCCGACACCGCCGATCGCGGCGCAGAGGTGGTCAGCTACGTGATGGAGAAAATGCAGGAGATTACCGCCAGCGCCAACCGCATCGGCGATATTCTCGGCGTGATCGACAGCATCGCGTTCCAGACCAATATTCTTGCGCTCAACGCCTCGGTAGAGGCGGCGCGTGCGGGCGAGCAGGGACGCGGCTTTGCCGTGGTGGCGAACGAGGTGCGCACGCTGGCGCAGCGCAGCGCCAACGCGGCGAAAGAGATCCGCGGGCTGATCTCGGAGTCGCAGACGCGCGTGAAAGAGGGCAGCGATATGGCGACGCGGGCGGGCGAGACCATGGATGAGATCTCCAGCGAGGTGATGCGCGTCACGACGCTGATGAAGGAGATTTCAATGGCCTCTGACGAGCAGAGCCGCGGCATTGAGCAGGTGAATCAGGCGGTCACGCAGATGGACGAGGCGGCGCAGCAGAACGCGGCGCTGGTCGAGCAGGCCATGGCGGCGACGCAGTCGCTGGAGGCGCAGTCGCAGCATCTGCAATCCACGGTGTCGCAGTTCCGGCTGGAAACGGCGTAA
- the yjgA gene encoding ribosome biogenesis factor YjgA, translating to MTKQPDEWLDDVPDNQEEEDEEIIWVSKSEIKRDAEELKRLGAELVDLGKNALEKIPLDEELLAAIELAQRIKKEGRRRQLQLIGKMLRSRDVDPIRQALDKLKNRHNQQVALFHKLEALRDRLVEQGDDAMNEVIALYPHADRQQLRSMIRNAQKEKAGNKPPKSSRQIFQYLRELAES from the coding sequence ATGACCAAACAGCCCGATGAGTGGCTCGACGATGTGCCGGATAATCAGGAAGAAGAAGACGAAGAGATTATCTGGGTCAGTAAAAGCGAAATTAAACGCGACGCTGAAGAGCTGAAACGCCTGGGTGCCGAACTGGTCGATCTGGGCAAGAACGCCCTGGAGAAGATCCCGCTGGATGAGGAGCTGCTGGCCGCTATTGAGCTGGCGCAGCGCATCAAGAAAGAGGGCCGCCGCCGCCAGCTGCAGCTGATCGGTAAAATGCTGCGCTCGCGCGATGTCGATCCGATCCGTCAGGCGCTGGACAAGCTGAAAAACCGCCACAACCAGCAGGTTGCGCTGTTCCACAAGCTGGAAGCGCTGCGCGATCGCCTGGTCGAGCAGGGTGACGACGCGATGAATGAAGTTATCGCGCTCTATCCGCACGCCGATCGCCAGCAGCTGCGCAGCATGATCCGCAACGCGCAGAAAGAGAAAGCGGGCAACAAGCCGCCTAAATCCTCACGTCAGATTTTCCAGTACCTGCGCGAGCTGGCGGAGAGCTAA
- the mpl gene encoding UDP-N-acetylmuramate:L-alanyl-gamma-D-glutamyl-meso-diaminopimelate ligase, which translates to MRIHILGICGTFMGGLAMLARSLGHQVTGSDANVYPPMSTLLEQQGIELTEGYDASQLDPAPDLVIIGNAMTRGNPCVEAVLERNIPYLSGPQWLHDFVLRDRWVVAVAGTHGKTTTSGMVAWILESCGLEPGFIIGGVPGNFDVSAKLGKSPFFVIEADEYDCAFFDKRSKFVHYCPRTLILNNLEFDHADIFDDLRAIQKQFHHLVRIVPGQGKILLPEHDHNIRQVMTMGCWSEQESVGENGRWQAKKLVPDASRWEVLLDGERVGEVNWSLVGEHNMHNGLMAIAAARHVGVKPEDAAQALDSFINARRRLELRGDVNGIKVYDDFAHHPTAILATLSALRSKVGGRARILAVLEPRSNTMKMGVSKNDLAPSLARADEVFLFQPHHIPWQVSDVAEACMPPAHWSADIDTLVEMVAKAAQPGDSILVMSNGGFGGIHQKLLDRLA; encoded by the coding sequence ATGCGTATTCATATCCTTGGGATTTGCGGCACGTTTATGGGCGGTCTGGCGATGCTGGCACGTTCCCTTGGCCATCAGGTGACCGGTTCGGACGCCAACGTTTACCCGCCGATGAGCACGCTGCTTGAGCAGCAAGGCATTGAATTAACAGAGGGTTACGACGCCTCGCAGCTCGATCCCGCGCCGGACCTCGTTATCATCGGCAACGCCATGACGCGCGGCAATCCCTGCGTGGAAGCGGTGCTGGAGCGCAATATTCCCTACCTTTCCGGGCCGCAGTGGCTGCATGACTTCGTGCTGCGCGACCGCTGGGTCGTGGCGGTTGCAGGAACCCACGGTAAAACAACCACTTCTGGTATGGTAGCCTGGATACTGGAGTCGTGCGGACTGGAGCCAGGCTTTATCATTGGCGGGGTGCCCGGCAACTTCGACGTCTCGGCAAAATTAGGAAAAAGCCCATTCTTCGTTATCGAGGCGGATGAGTACGACTGCGCCTTCTTCGACAAGCGTTCTAAATTCGTTCACTACTGCCCGCGCACGCTGATCCTCAATAACCTTGAGTTCGATCATGCGGACATCTTCGATGATTTGCGCGCCATCCAGAAGCAGTTCCACCATCTGGTACGCATCGTGCCGGGCCAGGGCAAAATTCTGCTGCCGGAGCACGATCACAACATCCGCCAGGTGATGACGATGGGCTGCTGGAGCGAGCAGGAGAGCGTCGGCGAAAACGGCCGCTGGCAGGCGAAGAAGCTGGTGCCGGACGCCTCGCGCTGGGAAGTGCTGCTCGACGGCGAAAGAGTAGGGGAAGTGAACTGGTCGCTGGTGGGCGAGCACAACATGCATAATGGCCTGATGGCGATCGCCGCCGCGCGGCACGTTGGCGTCAAACCCGAAGACGCAGCGCAGGCGCTGGACAGCTTTATCAACGCGCGCCGCCGTCTGGAACTGCGCGGCGACGTAAACGGCATCAAGGTCTATGACGATTTCGCCCATCACCCCACGGCGATTCTGGCCACCCTATCCGCGCTGCGCAGCAAGGTCGGCGGTCGGGCGCGTATTCTGGCGGTGCTGGAGCCGCGCTCCAATACCATGAAGATGGGCGTAAGCAAAAACGACCTGGCGCCGTCGCTGGCGCGCGCGGACGAGGTGTTCCTGTTCCAGCCGCACCATATTCCCTGGCAGGTCTCTGACGTGGCCGAAGCCTGCATGCCGCCGGCGCACTGGAGCGCTGATATCGATACGCTGGTAGAGATGGTGGCAAAAGCCGCGCAGCCGGGCGACTCGATTCTCGTTATGAGCAACGGCGGATTTGGCGGCATTCATCAGAAGCTGCTGGATCGACTGGCGTAG